The Fortiea contorta PCC 7126 genome has a segment encoding these proteins:
- the ileS gene encoding isoleucine--tRNA ligase — protein MTETGSYKDTVNLPKTNFDMRANALKREPEIQKFWEDNKIYDRLSQNNPGELFILHDGPPYANGSLHSGHALGKILKDIINRYQLLRGRKIRYVPGWDCHGLPIELKVLQNMKSAERQNLTPLQLRQKAKQFALAAVEDQSKSCKRFGMWGDFAHPYLTLQPEYEAAQIGVFGQMFLKGYIYRGLKPVHWSPSSKTALAEAELEYPEGHTSRSIYAAFPVTSLSETAKPTLGEYLPDLGVAIWTTTPWTIPGNLAVAVNADLNYAVVEVSRKDEETQNNLSAFATLRETNLKYLIVAADLVERLSSTLDVDLTVKATFKGQDLEHTTYRHPLFNRESPVLVGGDYITTESGTGLVHTAPGHGQEDYIVGQRYGLPILAPVDDNGNFTAEAGEFASLNVLGDGNQAVIDALTKAGSLLKEEAYAHKYPYDWRTKKPTIFRATEQWFASVEGFRDAALKAIATVKWIPAQGENRITPMVADRSDWCISRQRSWGVPIPVFYDEETGEVLLNEATINHIQAIFAEIGSDAWWELSVAELLPEPYRSDGRSYRRGTDTMDVWFDSGSSWAAVTEQRPELHYPADLYLEGSDQHRGWFQSSLLTSVAVNGIAPYKTVLTHGFVLDEQGRKMSKSEGNVVDPHTIIDGGKNQKEEPPYGADVLRLWVSSVDYSSDMRIGKNIIKQLNDVRGKIRNTARFLLGSLHDFDPEKDKVAFEDLPQLDKYMLHRIVEVFEEVTQAFDSFQFFRFFQTVQNFCVVDLSNFYLDAAKDRLYISAPNAFRRRSCQTVLQMALQNLATAIAPVLCHTAEDIWQYLPYKTPHKSVFEAGWVQLEPRWQNPELAQFWQQIRQIRTEVNKVLEQARVEKMIGSSLEAKVLLYIKDEQLRASVKTLNPSVGNGIDELRYLFLTSQVEVLDTPDALLGSKYNLQSDTWGIGVVNAQGEKCDRCWNYSIHVGESAEHPLICERCVAALAGEF, from the coding sequence GTGACAGAAACTGGAAGCTACAAAGATACTGTAAATTTACCTAAGACTAATTTCGATATGCGGGCGAACGCCCTCAAGCGTGAACCCGAAATTCAAAAGTTTTGGGAAGACAATAAAATTTACGATCGCCTTTCTCAAAATAACCCCGGCGAATTATTTATACTACATGATGGGCCTCCCTACGCCAATGGCTCTCTGCATAGTGGTCATGCTTTAGGTAAAATTCTTAAAGATATTATTAATCGCTACCAACTTCTACGAGGGCGGAAAATTCGCTACGTCCCTGGTTGGGACTGTCACGGCTTGCCAATTGAGCTAAAAGTTCTGCAAAATATGAAATCAGCAGAACGGCAAAACTTGACACCTCTACAACTGCGACAAAAAGCTAAACAATTTGCCCTCGCAGCCGTAGAAGACCAAAGCAAAAGCTGTAAACGCTTTGGTATGTGGGGTGATTTTGCACATCCTTACTTGACATTACAGCCAGAATATGAAGCAGCGCAAATCGGCGTATTCGGGCAAATGTTCTTAAAAGGATACATCTATCGCGGTTTAAAACCTGTTCACTGGAGTCCCAGTTCTAAAACCGCCTTAGCAGAAGCAGAATTAGAATATCCAGAAGGTCACACTTCCCGCAGTATCTACGCGGCTTTTCCCGTCACAAGTTTGTCGGAAACTGCAAAACCAACTTTGGGTGAATATCTCCCCGATTTGGGTGTCGCTATCTGGACAACCACACCTTGGACAATCCCCGGTAACTTAGCTGTAGCAGTCAACGCCGACTTGAACTATGCAGTGGTGGAAGTGTCACGCAAAGACGAGGAGACGCAAAATAACCTTAGCGCCTTTGCGACTTTGCGCGAAACAAATCTTAAATATCTCATCGTAGCGGCTGATTTAGTAGAACGCTTATCTTCCACCTTGGATGTAGATTTAACAGTAAAAGCCACATTCAAAGGGCAAGATTTAGAACATACAACTTACCGTCATCCTTTATTCAACCGAGAAAGTCCAGTGCTTGTGGGTGGTGATTATATTACCACTGAGTCGGGTACAGGCTTGGTGCACACTGCCCCTGGTCATGGTCAAGAAGACTACATCGTCGGTCAACGCTACGGCTTACCCATCCTCGCGCCAGTGGATGACAACGGTAACTTTACTGCAGAGGCGGGTGAGTTTGCTTCTTTGAATGTGTTGGGTGATGGAAATCAAGCGGTAATTGATGCGCTGACTAAGGCTGGTTCTTTGTTGAAAGAAGAGGCGTATGCTCATAAATACCCTTATGATTGGCGGACGAAAAAGCCGACAATTTTCCGCGCCACTGAACAGTGGTTCGCTTCCGTGGAGGGATTTCGGGATGCAGCTTTAAAGGCGATCGCTACTGTAAAATGGATTCCAGCCCAAGGAGAAAATCGCATCACTCCTATGGTTGCAGACCGTTCTGATTGGTGTATCTCCCGTCAGCGCAGTTGGGGTGTCCCTATTCCCGTGTTCTACGATGAGGAAACTGGGGAAGTTTTGCTGAATGAAGCAACTATCAACCACATCCAAGCAATTTTTGCAGAAATTGGTTCTGATGCTTGGTGGGAACTTTCAGTAGCAGAGTTATTACCAGAACCATATCGCAGTGATGGTCGGTCTTACCGCAGAGGTACAGACACAATGGATGTGTGGTTTGATTCTGGTTCGTCTTGGGCGGCTGTAACTGAACAGCGTCCAGAATTACATTATCCAGCTGATTTGTATTTGGAAGGTTCCGACCAACATCGCGGTTGGTTTCAGTCAAGTTTACTGACTAGTGTAGCAGTTAACGGCATCGCCCCTTACAAAACTGTCTTGACTCACGGCTTTGTTTTGGATGAACAAGGGCGGAAGATGAGCAAGTCTGAGGGGAATGTGGTTGACCCGCATACAATTATTGACGGCGGGAAAAATCAAAAAGAAGAACCGCCTTATGGTGCTGATGTCCTTAGATTGTGGGTATCATCGGTAGATTATTCCTCTGATATGCGGATTGGGAAAAACATCATCAAGCAACTTAATGATGTGAGGGGAAAAATTCGCAATACAGCGCGGTTCTTGTTGGGTAGCTTGCATGACTTTGACCCCGAAAAAGATAAAGTAGCTTTCGAGGATTTACCGCAGTTGGATAAATACATGCTCCACCGCATCGTTGAGGTGTTTGAGGAAGTCACGCAAGCCTTTGACAGTTTCCAATTCTTCCGCTTTTTCCAAACTGTACAGAATTTCTGCGTGGTGGATTTATCCAACTTTTATTTGGATGCTGCCAAAGATAGACTGTATATCAGCGCCCCGAATGCTTTTCGCCGTCGCAGTTGTCAGACAGTCTTGCAGATGGCGCTACAAAATTTAGCCACAGCGATCGCACCTGTTTTATGTCACACTGCAGAAGATATCTGGCAATATCTGCCTTATAAAACACCCCATAAATCAGTGTTTGAGGCTGGTTGGGTGCAATTAGAACCACGTTGGCAAAATCCCGAACTAGCACAATTTTGGCAACAAATCCGGCAAATCCGGACTGAGGTGAATAAGGTATTAGAACAAGCTAGGGTAGAAAAGATGATTGGTTCTTCTTTAGAAGCAAAAGTCTTGCTCTATATAAAAGACGAGCAGCTACGTGCTTCAGTAAAAACACTAAATCCCAGTGTAGGTAACGGTATCGATGAACTCCGATACTTATTCCTCACTTCCCAAGTAGAAGTATTAGATACACCCGATGCATTGCTAGGGTCGAAATACAACTTGCAATCAGATACCTGGGGAATTGGGGTAGTGAATGCACAAGGAGAAAAATGCGATCGCTGTTGGAACTACTCGATTCATGTGGGAGAATCAGCAGAGCATCCCTTAATCTGTGAAAGGTGCGTTGCAGCTTTAGCCGGAGAGTTTTAG
- a CDS encoding Ycf66 family protein: MLAYILALAVGIGSLAIYLAAFFFPEIHRKNDFIWSGIGLFYALVIWVFAPRITGGLLLGHIASVALLWWFGWQTLSLRRQLTPQAQQTQVPSPELVKFTIQEQASKFSLQRSLGQLSAAIGGTFNGVKNRVQQTTTQKKPPTPKPEDITAVLAEQAAVEIIDNTTSTPEAKTETLPEAIPPNPPSPELVEAAQADTETEKTPIPVEEVAPDAVLAPPAETPPEATPPNNQAS, translated from the coding sequence ATGCTGGCATATATCCTAGCTTTGGCAGTGGGTATTGGTAGTTTAGCTATTTATCTAGCAGCTTTCTTTTTTCCAGAAATCCACCGCAAGAATGACTTTATTTGGAGTGGTATAGGACTATTTTATGCTTTAGTTATATGGGTATTTGCACCACGGATTACTGGTGGTCTTTTGCTAGGTCACATAGCTAGTGTGGCTCTTTTATGGTGGTTTGGCTGGCAAACTTTGTCATTACGTCGTCAGTTAACACCGCAAGCACAACAAACTCAAGTACCTAGCCCTGAGTTAGTCAAATTTACCATCCAAGAACAAGCATCCAAGTTTTCGCTACAGCGCAGTTTAGGACAGTTATCAGCAGCAATTGGTGGTACTTTTAATGGTGTGAAAAATCGGGTACAACAAACCACAACCCAGAAAAAACCCCCGACCCCCAAACCAGAAGATATCACCGCTGTCTTAGCAGAGCAAGCTGCAGTAGAGATAATTGACAACACTACTTCCACACCTGAAGCCAAAACCGAGACTTTACCAGAAGCTATTCCCCCCAACCCCCCATCGCCTGAATTAGTGGAAGCAGCGCAAGCGGATACAGAAACAGAAAAAACACCGATTCCTGTAGAGGAAGTAGCGCCCGATGCAGTACTTGCTCCCCCAGCAGAGACACCACCAGAAGCAACCCCACCAAATAATCAAGCTAGTTAA
- the gndA gene encoding NADP-dependent phosphogluconate dehydrogenase translates to MTLQSFGVIGLAVMGENIALNVERNGFPIAVYNRSREKTDAFMAERAPGRNVKAAFTLEEFVAALERPRKILVMVQAGKPVDAVIAQLRPLLDEGDIIIDGGNSWFEDTERRTQELEPAGLRYLGMGVSGGEEGALNGPSLMPGGTTSSYEYLSPIFNKIAAQVDDGPCVTYIGPGGSGHYVKMVHNGIEYGDMQLIAEAYDLLKNAAGLDHNQLHEVFTEWNTTDELNSFLIEITANIFPYIDPETNLPLVDLIVDAAGQKGTGRWTVQTALELGVSIPTITAAVNARIISSIKDERVAASKVLTGPSGKYDGEVKDFVNKVRDALYCSKICSYAQGMALLSTASKTYNWNLNLSEMARIWKGGCIIRAGFLNKIKKAFNENPALPNLLLAPEFKQTILDRQTAWREVIMTAAKLGIPVPAFSASLDYFDSYRRDRLPQNLTQAQRDYFGAHTYLRTDKPGSFHTEWVPIAESEK, encoded by the coding sequence ATGACCCTACAAAGCTTTGGTGTGATTGGTTTAGCCGTTATGGGCGAGAATATTGCCCTAAATGTGGAACGCAATGGCTTCCCAATTGCAGTTTACAATCGCTCCCGTGAAAAGACTGATGCCTTTATGGCGGAGCGTGCGCCAGGAAGAAACGTCAAAGCCGCCTTTACCCTGGAAGAATTTGTGGCTGCGTTGGAACGTCCCCGCAAAATCCTAGTGATGGTACAAGCTGGTAAGCCAGTTGATGCGGTGATTGCTCAACTCAGACCTTTGCTGGATGAAGGTGATATCATTATCGACGGTGGTAACTCTTGGTTTGAAGATACCGAAAGACGCACTCAAGAATTAGAACCTGCTGGATTGCGTTATTTGGGTATGGGTGTTAGTGGTGGTGAAGAAGGGGCGTTGAATGGCCCTTCTTTAATGCCTGGAGGTACGACAAGCTCTTACGAGTACCTATCACCAATTTTCAATAAAATTGCTGCCCAAGTTGATGATGGCCCTTGTGTAACTTACATTGGCCCCGGTGGTTCTGGTCACTATGTGAAAATGGTACACAACGGTATTGAGTATGGCGATATGCAGCTGATTGCTGAAGCCTACGATTTACTGAAAAATGCCGCTGGACTCGACCATAATCAGCTACATGAAGTGTTCACAGAATGGAACACTACCGACGAACTCAATTCATTTTTGATTGAGATTACAGCTAATATTTTCCCATACATTGACCCAGAAACAAATTTACCTTTGGTGGATTTGATTGTTGACGCCGCTGGTCAAAAGGGAACTGGACGCTGGACTGTGCAGACTGCTTTGGAATTGGGGGTTTCTATTCCCACAATTACAGCTGCGGTAAATGCGCGGATTATTTCTTCTATTAAAGACGAACGGGTAGCAGCATCGAAAGTCCTGACAGGCCCCAGTGGTAAGTATGATGGGGAAGTTAAGGATTTTGTCAATAAGGTGCGGGATGCTCTTTATTGTTCCAAAATCTGTTCTTATGCTCAAGGGATGGCGCTGTTGTCTACAGCTTCCAAAACATATAACTGGAATTTAAATCTGAGCGAAATGGCGCGGATTTGGAAGGGTGGCTGTATTATTCGTGCTGGCTTCTTGAATAAGATTAAGAAGGCTTTTAATGAAAATCCAGCATTACCTAACTTGCTGTTAGCTCCCGAATTCAAGCAGACTATTCTCGATAGACAAACAGCTTGGCGGGAAGTGATTATGACAGCTGCGAAACTGGGGATTCCAGTTCCAGCGTTTAGCGCCTCCTTAGATTATTTTGACAGCTATCGTCGCGATCGCTTGCCCCAAAATCTCACTCAAGCACAACGCGATTACTTCGGTGCTCATACCTACCTCCGCACAGATAAGCCCGGAAGCTTCCACACTGAGTGGGTACCCATTGCTGAATCTGAAAAGTAA
- a CDS encoding serine/threonine-protein kinase yields the protein MSYCLNTRCSKPENSHDGKFCLSCGSKLLLKERYRAVKPIGQGGFGRTFLAVDEDKPSKPRCVIKQFYPQAQGTNTVQKAVELFNLEAVQLDELGKHPQIPELLAYFTQDDRQYLVQEFIDGQNLAQELVQKGAFNETQIRQLLHDLLSVLQFCHAKQVIHRDIKPENIILRSQDNKLVLVDFGASKSVSSEAINQTGTSIGSPEYVAPEQMRGRAIFASDIYSLGATCIRLLTERSPFDSYDINNDTWIWQQYLKTPVSHQLSQILNKMLESIPMRRYQTADAVLKDLNQNAPIATKPVTPTTPAVVAKTPSQIDLELEEMKTQFMVGGKPQKPITPTPNTQPSSNNPIDKELEELKAKYLGKGE from the coding sequence ATGAGCTACTGTCTTAATACCCGCTGTTCCAAGCCGGAAAATTCTCATGATGGCAAATTTTGCCTCAGTTGTGGTTCCAAGTTACTGCTAAAAGAGCGTTACCGTGCTGTCAAACCCATAGGACAAGGTGGTTTCGGTAGGACTTTTTTAGCTGTGGATGAAGATAAACCTTCCAAACCGCGCTGTGTAATTAAACAATTCTATCCCCAAGCCCAAGGCACTAACACCGTGCAAAAAGCGGTAGAGTTATTTAATCTAGAAGCAGTCCAGTTAGATGAATTGGGTAAACATCCCCAAATTCCCGAATTACTGGCATATTTCACCCAAGATGACAGACAGTATCTCGTACAAGAATTTATTGATGGGCAAAATTTAGCCCAGGAATTGGTACAAAAGGGCGCTTTCAATGAAACCCAAATCCGACAATTATTGCACGATTTATTATCTGTACTGCAATTTTGTCACGCTAAACAAGTGATTCACCGCGATATTAAACCAGAAAATATTATTTTGCGTAGTCAAGATAACAAGCTAGTATTAGTAGATTTTGGTGCTTCTAAATCTGTTAGTAGTGAAGCCATAAATCAAACTGGTACAAGTATCGGTAGTCCCGAATATGTCGCCCCAGAACAAATGAGAGGAAGGGCAATTTTTGCCAGCGATATTTATAGTTTGGGAGCTACTTGTATTCGGTTATTAACAGAGCGATCGCCTTTTGATTCTTATGATATTAATAACGATACTTGGATTTGGCAACAATATCTGAAAACTCCAGTCAGTCATCAGTTAAGCCAAATCCTCAACAAAATGCTAGAAAGCATTCCCATGCGGCGTTATCAAACAGCGGATGCAGTCCTCAAAGATTTAAATCAAAACGCACCGATAGCCACCAAACCAGTTACGCCCACCACACCTGCAGTTGTCGCCAAAACCCCCAGTCAAATAGATTTAGAACTAGAAGAAATGAAAACCCAATTTATGGTTGGTGGTAAACCGCAAAAACCAATTACCCCAACCCCAAACACTCAACCTTCTAGTAACAACCCCATAGATAAAGAATTAGAAGAATTAAAAGCGAAATATTTAGGTAAGGGTGAATAG
- a CDS encoding aromatic ring-hydroxylating oxygenase subunit alpha: MTSISQAVQSRDVRQLGINPNHWYVVARSGEVTNKPLSVIIWQQAIALYRDSTGKVHALEDRCPHRQVKLSHGQVMGDQLACAYHGWRFNSAGECAAVPSLAANQKLPTCQIRRYPVKEQDGFIWLFPGDETPTVELMGLPEWNHLNYIASVAVINCQAHYSYLIENLMDMYHGHLHQDLQAWAAASLQSIDEDEEHVHAHYTAQSYYKIDKIWSISQLFFPALRRLHPEPLDVSYIYPHWAAKLGNDFQIYCLLCPVNETQTKAYLIHFTSLNAFDKLHKLPVWFRRFIKNNLFNAAKKLLDGLVLQDVQMIEEEQQAYLQNPERRNYELNRALASVQRLMKSQVEGIVPTK, encoded by the coding sequence ATGACTTCGATTTCCCAAGCTGTGCAGAGTCGTGATGTGCGTCAGTTGGGCATTAACCCCAATCATTGGTATGTGGTTGCACGTAGTGGTGAGGTGACGAATAAACCTTTAAGTGTGATAATCTGGCAGCAAGCGATCGCACTCTACAGAGATAGTACAGGAAAAGTTCACGCTTTAGAAGACCGCTGCCCCCACCGCCAAGTTAAACTCAGTCATGGACAGGTGATGGGTGATCAATTGGCATGTGCTTATCATGGTTGGCGCTTCAATTCGGCTGGAGAATGTGCCGCAGTTCCTTCTTTAGCAGCAAATCAGAAATTACCAACTTGTCAAATTCGTCGCTACCCAGTTAAAGAACAAGACGGTTTTATTTGGTTATTTCCTGGAGATGAAACACCAACTGTAGAACTTATGGGTTTACCAGAATGGAATCATCTAAATTATATTGCTTCAGTTGCTGTGATTAATTGCCAAGCGCATTATTCTTATTTAATCGAAAATTTGATGGATATGTATCATGGACATTTACATCAAGATTTACAAGCTTGGGCAGCAGCCTCACTACAATCTATAGATGAAGATGAAGAGCATGTACATGCTCATTATACAGCCCAAAGTTATTATAAAATAGACAAAATTTGGTCAATATCTCAATTATTTTTCCCAGCTTTGCGGCGATTACATCCTGAACCTTTGGATGTGAGTTATATTTACCCTCATTGGGCTGCAAAATTAGGCAATGATTTTCAGATTTACTGTTTATTGTGTCCGGTGAATGAGACACAAACCAAAGCTTATTTAATTCATTTCACTTCATTAAATGCTTTTGATAAATTACACAAATTACCTGTGTGGTTCCGTCGATTTATCAAAAATAATTTATTTAACGCCGCCAAAAAATTGCTTGATGGATTAGTTCTGCAAGATGTACAAATGATTGAAGAAGAACAACAAGCATATCTACAAAATCCAGAGCGGCGCAATTATGAATTAAATCGAGCGTTGGCGAGTGTGCAAAGATTGATGAAGAGTCAGGTAGAGGGGATAGTGCCTACTAAATAA
- a CDS encoding YbjN domain-containing protein: MTNYQEALTNDEVVNELIAETTGMNHVEVIENVIDSLEQDDSAMVSHTPAGAYLWKFKYGSVEVFVQLTGTSDEDTITVWSVVLKLPVKNEPKLLRYLLELNCSSTFEARFGIIDNQVVVISTRTLAELSPGEVSRLITIVATIADNNDEALQSEFGAA, translated from the coding sequence ATGACAAACTACCAAGAAGCCTTAACTAACGATGAAGTCGTCAACGAGTTAATCGCAGAGACTACAGGTATGAATCACGTAGAAGTAATTGAGAACGTCATCGACAGTCTCGAACAAGATGATAGTGCAATGGTGAGCCACACTCCAGCAGGTGCTTATCTGTGGAAGTTTAAGTACGGAAGCGTGGAAGTTTTCGTGCAACTTACCGGCACTAGTGATGAGGATACCATCACCGTTTGGTCTGTGGTGCTGAAGTTACCCGTCAAAAATGAACCTAAATTACTGCGTTATCTGTTGGAGTTAAACTGCTCTAGCACCTTTGAAGCCAGATTTGGTATCATCGATAACCAAGTGGTTGTAATTTCGACGCGGACTTTAGCAGAGTTGTCTCCTGGTGAAGTTTCTCGCTTAATTACCATTGTCGCCACGATCGCAGATAACAACGATGAAGCCTTACAATCTGAATTTGGTGCAGCTTGA
- a CDS encoding lipoate--protein ligase family protein: MAIDNWLLTQHQSGQHPPTLRFYIWSPPAISLGYHQRQYPEFWQNLTWQGEKLDVVRRPTGGRAVLHQGDLTYAVVTSGFTGSRLQAYQKICEFLIQGWRSLGVELQYGIEGRGYIHNPNCFGTATSADLILPNGAKLIGSAQMRKGGVILQHGSMRLQPDAELFTQVFGIENFTDLQLPKDIHTEKIIAALIAAAQNCFHMQTLIQPLSQSEWKQILTQPQLSFPQSLTP, encoded by the coding sequence ATGGCGATTGACAACTGGTTGCTGACACAGCACCAGTCTGGACAACATCCGCCAACTCTGCGGTTTTATATATGGTCGCCACCGGCTATTTCTCTCGGCTATCATCAACGTCAATACCCGGAATTTTGGCAAAATCTGACTTGGCAAGGTGAGAAACTAGATGTAGTGCGGCGTCCCACAGGTGGTAGAGCTGTCTTACACCAAGGCGATTTAACTTATGCTGTGGTAACATCTGGCTTCACTGGTAGCCGCCTGCAAGCTTATCAGAAAATTTGTGAATTTTTGATTCAAGGTTGGCGATCGCTCGGCGTAGAATTGCAATATGGTATAGAGGGACGAGGCTACATCCACAACCCCAACTGTTTCGGCACCGCCACCAGCGCAGATTTAATCTTGCCCAATGGTGCTAAACTCATCGGTAGCGCCCAAATGCGAAAAGGGGGCGTAATTTTGCAACACGGTTCTATGCGCTTACAGCCTGATGCAGAATTATTCACTCAGGTATTTGGCATAGAAAATTTTACAGACCTGCAACTACCTAAAGATATACATACTGAAAAGATTATTGCAGCCTTGATAGCCGCTGCTCAAAATTGTTTCCACATGCAAACACTTATCCAACCTCTTTCTCAGAGCGAATGGAAGCAAATACTAACACAACCTCAACTCTCCTTCCCTCAATCCTTAACCCCATAG
- a CDS encoding site-2 protease family protein: MQTNWKIGSLFGIPLFLDPLWFVILGLATLNFGVTYQQWGNEIAWSAGLVMALLLFASVLLHELGHSLVARSQGIRVNSITLFLFGGVAAIEEESKTPGKAFQVAIAGPLVSIALFVLLRLGANLLPDSSVYSLMVGDLARINLVVALFNLIPGLPLDGGQVLKAALWQVTGNRFQAVHWAAKAGQILGYGAIALGFAVDFITKELVLGVWIALLGWFAIRNASSYDRVTTLQETLLKVLAADTMTRDFRVVDANQTLRDFADSYLLETTPQVYFAASDGRYRGKVAIEDLRLVERSEWDSQTLQSIVHPLTEIPTVTESTSLAAVINKLENEQLPFITVLSPAGAVAGVIDRGDIVRTLAQKLNLRISDGEIKRIKEDGGYPDGLQLAIIAKSAIS; this comes from the coding sequence ATGCAAACAAATTGGAAAATAGGGTCTTTATTCGGAATTCCCCTATTTTTAGATCCTTTGTGGTTTGTGATTTTAGGGCTGGCTACGCTGAATTTTGGTGTAACTTATCAGCAATGGGGAAATGAAATTGCTTGGAGTGCAGGGTTAGTGATGGCCTTGCTATTATTCGCTTCAGTATTGTTACATGAATTGGGTCATAGTTTAGTAGCGCGATCGCAAGGTATTAGGGTTAATTCCATCACCCTATTTTTATTTGGCGGGGTAGCGGCCATTGAAGAGGAATCTAAAACTCCAGGTAAAGCATTTCAAGTAGCGATCGCTGGCCCTCTAGTTAGTATCGCCTTATTTGTGCTCCTCCGTCTAGGGGCTAATTTACTTCCTGATAGTAGTGTGTATAGTCTGATGGTAGGGGATTTAGCGAGAATTAACTTGGTGGTGGCGCTATTTAACCTGATTCCCGGCTTACCTCTAGATGGGGGACAAGTCCTCAAAGCGGCATTATGGCAAGTCACAGGTAATCGCTTTCAAGCTGTACACTGGGCAGCAAAGGCGGGGCAAATTTTGGGTTATGGTGCGATCGCTCTGGGTTTTGCTGTAGACTTCATTACTAAAGAGTTAGTGTTGGGTGTGTGGATTGCGCTATTGGGTTGGTTCGCAATTCGCAATGCTAGTAGCTACGACCGTGTGACGACTCTGCAAGAAACCTTGCTGAAAGTCTTAGCTGCTGATACCATGACCCGTGATTTTCGTGTAGTCGATGCTAACCAAACCCTGCGTGATTTTGCTGACTCATACCTGTTAGAAACCACTCCCCAGGTTTATTTTGCCGCCTCTGATGGACGTTATCGCGGTAAAGTTGCTATTGAAGATTTGCGGTTAGTGGAAAGAAGTGAATGGGACAGCCAAACTCTGCAAAGTATTGTGCATCCATTAACAGAAATTCCCACGGTTACAGAATCAACTTCCCTCGCTGCGGTGATTAACAAGTTGGAAAATGAACAGTTACCTTTTATAACTGTGCTTTCTCCTGCGGGTGCGGTTGCTGGTGTGATTGATAGGGGGGATATTGTGCGGACTTTAGCACAAAAGTTAAATTTACGAATTAGCGATGGGGAAATTAAGCGAATTAAGGAAGATGGTGGTTATCCAGATGGGTTACAGTTGGCGATAATTGCTAAGTCAGCTATCAGTTAG
- a CDS encoding peroxiredoxin, whose amino-acid sequence MISRRTFFTTFFASCLALVSWLHFAPVAHALGGKLPAINQPAPEFTLPTNTGNGKISLSDLRGKWVVLYFYPKDFTSGCTIEARRFQQDLPKYLEKNTQIIGISADDVDSHAEFCDSEGLKFPLLADTNGAVSKAYGSWIGFLSMRHSFIIDPQGILRETFVKVNPSIHSTEVLARLEKLQSAAS is encoded by the coding sequence ATGATTTCCCGGCGCACTTTTTTCACCACTTTTTTTGCAAGCTGTTTAGCTTTGGTCAGTTGGCTGCACTTTGCTCCTGTTGCTCACGCTCTTGGTGGTAAACTTCCGGCTATTAATCAACCTGCACCAGAGTTTACATTACCGACAAATACAGGTAACGGCAAAATCTCTCTGTCTGACTTACGGGGTAAATGGGTAGTTCTCTATTTTTATCCCAAGGATTTCACCTCTGGTTGTACCATTGAGGCGCGGCGTTTTCAGCAAGATTTGCCTAAATATTTAGAAAAAAATACCCAAATTATCGGTATTAGTGCTGATGACGTCGATTCTCATGCCGAGTTTTGTGATTCAGAGGGGCTAAAATTTCCTTTGTTAGCTGACACTAACGGTGCTGTGAGTAAAGCTTACGGTTCATGGATTGGTTTTTTATCCATGCGTCACAGCTTTATCATCGATCCTCAAGGAATTTTGCGCGAGACTTTTGTCAAAGTCAACCCATCTATCCACAGTACAGAAGTATTGGCACGATTGGAGAAGTTGCAGTCAGCGGCTTCTTAA
- the sipA gene encoding regulatory protein SipA produces the protein MSKEFPIGSKVRVVALPPYIKTADPMPMLRPPDVLQIGEEGIVIDRRPGGYWGIRFTKGAFLLDSQYIDSTEISPEPQSE, from the coding sequence ATGTCTAAAGAATTCCCCATTGGTAGCAAAGTCCGTGTTGTGGCACTACCACCATACATTAAAACTGCTGACCCCATGCCCATGCTCCGCCCCCCAGATGTGCTGCAAATCGGGGAAGAAGGAATTGTCATTGACCGTCGTCCTGGTGGTTATTGGGGTATTCGCTTCACTAAGGGGGCTTTTCTTTTGGATAGTCAGTATATCGACAGCACGGAAATTTCACCGGAACCTCAGTCTGAATGA